One Pongo pygmaeus isolate AG05252 chromosome 10, NHGRI_mPonPyg2-v2.0_pri, whole genome shotgun sequence genomic window carries:
- the DNAJC22 gene encoding dnaJ homolog subfamily C member 22 isoform X1 — protein MAKGLLVTYALWAVGGPAGLHHLYLGRDSHALLWMLTLGGGGLGWLWEFWKLPSFVAQANRAQGQRQSPRGVTPPLSPIRFAAQVIVGIYFGLVALISLSSMVNFYIVALPLAVGLGVLLVAAVGNQTSDFKNTLGAAFLTSPIFYGRPIAILPISVAASITAQKHRRYKALVASEPLSVRLYRLGLAYLAFTGPLAYSALCNTAATLSYVAETFGSFLNWFSFFPLLGRLMEFVLLLPYRIWRLLMGETGFNSSYFQEWAKLYEFVHSFQDEKRQLAYQVLGLSEGATNEEIHRSYRELVKVWHPDHNLDQTEEAQRHFLEIQAAYEVLSQPRKPRGSRR, from the exons ATGGCCAAGGGGCTCCTGGTGACCTATGCCCTCTGGGCTGTGGGGGGCCCTGCTGGGCTCCACCACCTGTACCTGGGAAGGGACAGCCACGCCCTGCTCTGGATGCTGACTCTGGGAGGAGGTGGGCTGGGCTGGCTCTGGGAGTTCTGGAAGCTCCCAAGCTTTGTAGCTCAGGCCAACAGAGCCCAGGGACAGAGGCAGAGCCCCAGAGGGGTGACACCCCCTCTGAGTCCCATTCGCTTTGCTGCCCAGGTGATAGTTGGCATCTATTTTGGCCTTGTGGCACTGATTAGCCTTTCTTCCATGGTCAACTTCTATATTGTGGCCCTCCCACTGGCAGTTGGCTTAGGGGTCTTGCTGGTGGCTGCTGTTGGCAACCAGACCTCAGACTTTAAGAACACTCTGGGGGCAGCATTTCTCACTTCACCTATCTTCTATGGCCGCCCCATAGCCATACTGCCCATTAGCGTGGCCGCCAGCATTACAGCTCAGAAGCATCGCCGCTACAAAGCTTTGGTGGCATCAGAGCCGCTCAGTGTGCGGCTCTACCGTCTGGGCTTGGCTTACCTTGCTTTCACAGGCCCACTGGCATACAGTGCCCTCTGCAACACAGCTGCCACCCTCAGCTATGTGGCAGAAACCTTTGGCTCCTTCTTGAATTGGTTCAGCTTCTTCCCCCTTCTTGGCCGCCTCATGGAGTTTGTCCTCCTTCTGCCTTACCGGATCTGGAGACTACTGATGGGGGAGACTGGCTTCAACAGCAGCTACTTCCAGGAGTGGGCGAAGCTCTATGAGTTTGTTCACAGTTTTCAGGATGAGAAGCGTCAGCTGGCTTACCAG GTTTTGGGCCTCTCAGAAGGGGcaacaaatgaagaaatacatCGGAGTTACCGGGAGCTAGTGAAGGTCTGGCACCCAGACCACAACCTGGACCAGACAGAGGAGGCACAGAGGCACTTCCTGGAGATCCAGGCTGCGTATGAAGTCCTGAGTCAACCCAGGAAGCCCAGGGGATCCCGGAGGTGA
- the DNAJC22 gene encoding dnaJ homolog subfamily C member 22 isoform X2 encodes MAKGLLVTYALWAVGGPAGLHHLYLGRDSHALLWMLTLGGGGLGWLWEFWKLPSFVAQANRAQGQRQSPRGVTPPLSPIRFAAQVIVGIYFGLVALISLSSMVNFYIVALPLAVGLGVLLVAAVGNQTSDFKNTLGAAFLTSPIFYGRPIAILPISVAASITAQKHRRYKALVASEPLSVRLYRLGLAYLAFTGPLAYSALCNTAATLSYVAETFGSFLNWFSFFPLLGRLMEFVLLLPYRIWRLLMGETGFNSSYFQEWAKLYEFVHSFQDEKRQLAYQVLEGYSGFFGYLCAMGKGYRGCNSWNSNLSCWTFPTGFGPLRRGNK; translated from the exons ATGGCCAAGGGGCTCCTGGTGACCTATGCCCTCTGGGCTGTGGGGGGCCCTGCTGGGCTCCACCACCTGTACCTGGGAAGGGACAGCCACGCCCTGCTCTGGATGCTGACTCTGGGAGGAGGTGGGCTGGGCTGGCTCTGGGAGTTCTGGAAGCTCCCAAGCTTTGTAGCTCAGGCCAACAGAGCCCAGGGACAGAGGCAGAGCCCCAGAGGGGTGACACCCCCTCTGAGTCCCATTCGCTTTGCTGCCCAGGTGATAGTTGGCATCTATTTTGGCCTTGTGGCACTGATTAGCCTTTCTTCCATGGTCAACTTCTATATTGTGGCCCTCCCACTGGCAGTTGGCTTAGGGGTCTTGCTGGTGGCTGCTGTTGGCAACCAGACCTCAGACTTTAAGAACACTCTGGGGGCAGCATTTCTCACTTCACCTATCTTCTATGGCCGCCCCATAGCCATACTGCCCATTAGCGTGGCCGCCAGCATTACAGCTCAGAAGCATCGCCGCTACAAAGCTTTGGTGGCATCAGAGCCGCTCAGTGTGCGGCTCTACCGTCTGGGCTTGGCTTACCTTGCTTTCACAGGCCCACTGGCATACAGTGCCCTCTGCAACACAGCTGCCACCCTCAGCTATGTGGCAGAAACCTTTGGCTCCTTCTTGAATTGGTTCAGCTTCTTCCCCCTTCTTGGCCGCCTCATGGAGTTTGTCCTCCTTCTGCCTTACCGGATCTGGAGACTACTGATGGGGGAGACTGGCTTCAACAGCAGCTACTTCCAGGAGTGGGCGAAGCTCTATGAGTTTGTTCACAGTTTTCAGGATGAGAAGCGTCAGCTGGCTTACCAG GTGCTGGAAGGATATTCTGGCTTCTTTGGATATCTGTGTGCAATGGGCAAAGGTTACAGAGGCTGTAATA GCTGGAATTCTAACCTGAGCTGCTGGACCTTTCCCACGG GTTTTGGGCCTCTCAGAAGGGGcaacaaatga